Within the Pseudomonas oryzae genome, the region GTTCGCCAGGCGCATGGTTGCCACTTCAACTATGCCGCGCTGTGGGCCGAGGTGGCGGCGCGCGGGCAGATCGTCGAGGCCCACGCCTACGCCATCGAACGCGGCGACCCGCGCCAGCAGCAGTTCCAGCAGACCCTGCGCAGGCTCGGCTTCACCGTGAAGCTCAAGCCGTACATCCAGCGCAGCGACGGCAGCGCCAAGGGCGACTGGGACGTCGGCATCACCATCGACGTGCTCGACGCCGCGGCGCGGGTCGACGAGGTGGTGCTGGCCTCCGGCGACGGCGACTTCGACCTGCTGCTCGAGCGCGTGCGCCGCGGTGGCGCCGAGGCCACCGTGTACGGCGTGCCGGGGCTCACCGCGCAGTCGCTGATGCGTGCAGCCGACCGCTACGTGCCGATCGAGGGCGACCTGCTGCTGCGCGGCTGATCGGCGCCGTGCCGGCTGGCGATTGCGGGTAAACTGTCGCCCTCGTTTTTCTGCCGGTTGCCCCTGCCATGACCTTCGCCTCCCTCGGCCTGATCGATCCGCTGCTGCGCACGCTCGACGCCCTCGACTATAAAACGCCCACCCCGGTGCAGAGCCAGGCGATCCCCGCCGTGCTCAAGGGCCGCGACCTGATGGCGGCGGCGCAGACCGGCACCGGCAAGACCGCCGGCTTCGCCCTGCCGCTGCTGCAGCGCCTGAGCCAGGTCGGCGTAGTGGCGCCCAACTGCGTGCGTGCGCTGATCCTGGTGCCGACCCGCGAGCTGGCCGAGCAGGTCCACGAGAGCTTCCGCGTCTACGGCCAGCACCTGCCGCTGCGCACCCTGGCCGCCTACGGCGGGGTCAGCATCAACCCGCAGATGATGCGCCTGCGCAAGGGCGTCGACGTGCTGGTAGCCACCCCCGGCCGCCTGCTCGACCTGTTCCGCCAGAATGCGGTGCGCTTCGAGCAGGTAGAGTTCCTGGTGCTCGACGAGGCCGACCGCATGCTCGACCTCGGTTTCGCCCGCGAGCTCAACGAGCTGTTCGCCATGCTGCCGCGGCGCCGGCAGACCCTGCTGTTCTCGGCGACCTTCTCCGAGACCATCCGCGAGCTGGCCCGCGTGCTGCTGCGCGACCCGCTGTCGATCGAGGTCAGCCCGCGCAACACCGCGGCGCAGAGCGTCAAGCAGTGGCTGATCCCGGTGGACAAGAAGCGCAAGTCCGAGCTGTTCCTGCACCTGCTCAAGGCGCGGCGCTGGGGCCAGGTGCTGGTGTTCGTCAAGACCCGCAAAGGCGTCGACGAGCTGGTCGGCGAGCTGCAGCGCCTGGGCGTTTCCGCCGACGCGATCCACGGCGACAAGCCGCAGCCGGCGCGCCTGCGCGCGCTGGAGCGCTTCAAGGCCGGCGAGGTGCAGGTGCTGGTGGCCACCGACGTGGCGGCGCGCGGCCTGGACATCGACGACCTGCCGCTGGTGGTCAACTTCGACCTGCCGATCGTCGCCGAGGACTACGTGCACCGCATCGGCCGTACCGGCCGCGCCGGCGCGACGGGCGAGGCGCTGTCGCTGGTGTGCGCCGACGAGGTGCAGCTGCTCGCCGCCATCGAGCTGCTGATCCGCCAGGTGCTGCCGCGTCGCGACGAGCCGGACTTCGTCCCCGACCACCGCGTGCCGCAGACCACCATCGACGGCCAGGTGCTGAAGAAGCCGAAGAAACCCAAGGCGCCCAAGGTCGAATTCGGCAAGCCGGGCAAGGCCGCCAAGCCGCTGGGCAACTGGATCGACAGCAGCGCGCCCAAGGTCAAGTCGGTGCGCAAGATGCCGAGCCTGAGCGGCGGCGCCAAGCGTCCGGCCGGCCCGGCCAAGAAGAAGTGACGCCTACGCCTGCGGCTGGCTGGCGCCGGCGCCGCAGGCGAAGCAGAAGCGGGCGAAGGCGCTCTTGCGCGTCTGGCACTGCGTGCAGTGGTCGAACAGGCTGAGCCCGCAGTGCGGGCAGAAGTCGATCTGCGGGTTGTCCAGCTCGACCGGCCGCTCGCAGCCGGGGCAGACCTTCTTCGCCAGGCGCAGCAGCGAGGTGTCGTAGCTGATCTGCTGGCGTCGCTCCGCGTCGGGCCTGGCCTCGGCCTCCAGCTGGCGCTGGCGGTAGCGGTTGAAGGAGATGATCGCCTGGCGGCCGACCAGCACGGTGATCACCACGCCGACGATGTTGCGCACGTAGCCGCCGTAGCTCGGCAGGTAGGGCACCAGTTCGACGAAGAACACGAACAGGGCGAAGTAGATGTAGCCCCACACGAAGGGCCACCAGGTGCTCTGGCGCTGGCGGGCGAACAGCCAGCCGGCGATCAGCAGCAGCGGCAGGGTGAGCGCCAGGCGGGTCAGGAACACCTTGAGCTCCTGCGCGCTCTGTTCGCTGCTCATCTGCTCAAAGGCGGCGCTGCGCAGCTCGTCGAGCTGACGCTGGGCACGCTGCTGCGCCTGCCGGGCGTCGAGCAGGCGCTGCTGCTCGGCCTCCACCGCGGCGCGCGACTGGCGCTCGGCCAGCTGCAGGTGTTCGAGCGCCTCGGTGCGCTGCAGCAGCTCGGCGTCGCGCTCGGCCTGCTGGGTGACCTGGCGGCTGGCCAGCCAGGCGCTCAGGCTGTCGCGCGCGGTCTGGCTGTTCTGCTCGGCGGCTTCCAGCTTGAGGCGGCTCTGCTCCACCGCGTCCTCGGCCTCCTCGGCCAGATTGCGCTGCTGCTTGATCTCCTGCTCGATGCGCTGGCTCGCGGCGGCGTCGATGAAGTCCTCGACCGCATAGCGCTGCTCGACCAGCGGCAGGTTCCTCACCAGCGCGCCGCCGAGGTTGATCAGGAAGCCGGCGAACACCACCGCCACCGCCCACAGGGCGAGGCGGAAGAACTTCTCGGAGCGGCGCTGGGCCTTGTTCATGATGCGGATCCTTCCGGGCTGGACTGGCTGAGATCATAGCTCAGCGCCGTTGGGGAGATGGTGGCGTTCTGGCGTAGGGTGCGCTGTGCGCACCAATCAGGGGGCGGCAGGCCAGGCTGGGCTTCTGCTGCTGTGACGTAGGGGGCGACTGTCCCGAAATTGCCGCCGCGCGCGGCTGTCCCGCGCCGGCGGATCGGCTATCCTCGCCGCTTGCGCTCCATGCTTCCAGGAACTGCGATGATCGTCAGCAAGCTGCCCAACGTCGGCACCACCATCTTCACCACCATGTCCCAGCTCGCCGCGCAGAGCGGCGCCATCAACCTGTCGCAGGGTTTCCCCGACTTCGACGGCCCGCAGGCGCTGCGCGAGGCGGTCGGCCGCCACGTGATGGCCGGGCACAACCAGTACGCGCCGATGACCGGCCTGCCGGCGCTGCGCGAGCAGGTCGCGGCGAAGATCGCCCGCAGCTACGGCCGCACGGTGGACATGGACGCCGAGGTGACCATCACTCCCGGCGCCACCGAGGCGATCTTCTGCGCGGTGCAGGCGCTGGTGCGCCCGGGCGACGAGGTGATCGTCTTCGATCCCTGCTACGACAGCTACGAGCCCTCGGTGGAGCTGGCCGGCGGGCGCTGCGTGCACGTGCCGCTGGCCCTGCCGGATTTCGCCATCGACTGGGACCAGCTCAGCGATGCGATCAGCCCGCGCACCCGCCTGATCATCATCAACAGCCCGCACAACCCCAGCGGCGCGCTGATTTCCCGTGCCGAGCTGGATCTGCTGGCGGCGCTGATCCGCGACCGCGACATCTACCTGATCAGCGACGAGGTCTACGAGCACCTGGTGTTCGACGGCGTGCAGCATGCCAGCGTGCTGGCCCACGAGGAGCTGTACCAGCGCGCCTGTGTGGTCAGCTCGTTCGGCAAGACCTACCACGTCACCGGCTGGAAGACCGGCTACGTGGTGGCACCGCCGGCGCTGTCCGCCGAGCTGCGCAAGGTCCACCAGTTCGTCACCTTCTGCGGCATCACCCCGCTGCAGTGGGCGCTGGCCGACTACATGAGCGCCCATCCCGAGCACGTCGACGAGCTGCCGGCCTTCTACCAGGCCAAGCGCGACCTGTTCTGCGACCTGCTCAAGGGCTCGCGCTTCGCCTTCAAGCGCACCCCCGGCACCTACTTCCAGCTGGCCGACTACTCGGCGATCCGCGACGACCTGAACGACGTCGAGATGTCGCTGTGGCTGACCCGCGAGCATGGCGTGGCGACCATCCCGGTGTCGGTGTTCTACCAGGATGCGCCCAAGGACCTGCGCCTGGTGCGCTTCTGCTTCGCCAAGCGCGAGGAGACCCTGCGCCAGGCCGCCGACAAGCTGTGCCGGGTATGACCGGTAGGGTGCGCCGTGCGCACCACGGGCCAATGGTGCGCATGGCGCACCCTACGGCTGGCGCGACATGCGCCATGATCTGGATTTGCGGAGACTTCCCATGCGTGATCTGACAACCCTGCCCGACCTCAAGCTGGCCCTGGTGCAGACCGCCCCGGTCTGGCAGGACCCGGCCGCCAACCATGCCCACTTCGCCCGCCTGCTCGACCAGGCCGAGGGCGCCGACCTGGTGATCCTGCCGGAGATGTTCAGCACCGGCTTCTCGATGGACGCCGCGGCGCTGGCCGAGGCCGAGGACGGCCCGAGCCGCGCCTGGCTGCTGGCGCAGGCCGCGCGGCTGAATGCCGTGGTGGTCGGCAGCGTGATCACCCGCGCCGCCGACGGCAGCTACCGCAACCGCCTGTACTGGGCGCGCCCGGACGGCAGCTGCGCGCACTACGACAAGCGTCACCTGTTCCGCATGGCCGGCGAGCACGAGCACTACGCGCCCGGCGAGCAGCGCGTGTTGCTGGAAGTGAAGGGCTGGCAGGTGCGCCCGCTGGTCTGCTACGACCTGCGCTTCCCGGTGTGGAGCCGCGACCCGCACGACACCGACCTGCTGCTGTACATCGCCAGTTGGCCGGCGGCGCGGCGCAACCCGTGGAACCGCCTGCTGCCGGCGCGCGGCATCGAGAACCTGTGCTACGTGGCGGCGGTCAACCGCATCGGCGCCGACGGCAACGGCTATCCGCACGCCGGCGACAGCCAGGTGCTCGACTTCATGGGCGACAGCCTGCTGGACGCCGGCGACGCCGAGGGGGTGTTCCACGTCACCCTGTCCGCCGTCGCGCTGGCCAAGTTCCGCACGCGCTTCCCGGCGTACCGCGATGCCGACGAGTTCGAGCTGAAGCTCTGAGCCCTCACTGCCCCGCCACGCTCGACACGTAGTGGGCCACGGCGCGGATCTGCTCGTCGCTGAGGCTTGCGGCGAACGGCGGCATCACGCCCAGGCCGTTGCGCACCGCCGCCGCCACCCGCGCGGCGTCGGGCCTGAGCTGGTCGAGGTCGGGGCCGACCGCGCCGCTGGCACCGGCCTCGCGCAGCGTATGGCACAGGCTGCAGGACGGCTGCGCCTGTTCGAGGAACACCTGGCGGCCCTGGGCGAGCAGGGCTTCGTCGGCCAGGGCGGGCGCGGCGAGCAACAGGCTCAGGGCCGCGCCGGTCAGCGCTTGGCGATCCATGGGCCGGGTCTCCGGGCTGCAGAAAGGGGACGGCGTCCGCCGATCAGACCACGCTGAGCCTCACCGCGTGGTCTTCCCAGCCGTTGTGGGCGAAGCCATTGTCGTTGTCCAGGCGCTCGCGCGGCTGCACGTTGCCGGCGACGTCGGTGGCGCGGCTGGCCAGGCTGTAGCTGCCGGGCGCCAGCTCCGCGGTCAGCACGAACGGCCGCCAGGCGTAGGGGCCGAGATCCGGGCCGACGAAGGGCGCCGGGCGCCAGCTCTGCCCGCCGTCGAGCGACACCTCGACGCTCTTCACCGCCCGCGCGCCGCCGAAGGCCACGCCCTGGACCACCACCCGGCCGGCCCTGGCCTGCTCCAGCGGCTGGCTGATCCACGACTTGACGTTCATCTCCCACATCGACGGCTGGTCCGGTGCGCCCTGCACCCCGACCGGGCGCAGGCGGTAGCCCTTGCTCTGGATGTTGGCCTGGGTCTCCGCGGCGGTGAAGGCCAGCTGCCTGACGTACTTGATGTTGTTGACCCCGTAGTAGCCGGGGATCACCAGGCGCAGCGGGCCGCCGTGGGCCAGGGCGATCGGTTCGCCGTTCAGCTCCCAGGCCAGCAGCGCCTGCTCCAGGGCGCGCAGCGGCACCGAGCGTTCGACCACCACGGTGGCCGCATCCACCCCGGGGGGCAGGGTCTCGCCGCCGGTGCCGGTGATGAAGGCCATGCCGTCCTCGACGCCACCCAGTACCTCGACCACCGTCTTCAGCGGCACCCCGCTCCAGAACACGCAGCCGGCCGCGCCGACCGTCCAGGGCGTGCCGCTCGGCTTGTGCGGGAAGAAGCCGCGGCCGTTGCCCGAGCACTGCAGCACGCTGGCCACGGTTGTCACGCCGAGGCTCTTCAGCTCGGCCACGGTCAGGCTGCGCGGCTGTCTGACGCCGGCGAAGTCGACGCTCCAGGCGTCGGGGCTAACGACGATGGCGGCATCCGGTGCCGGCAGGTTGTTGCGCACGAACAGCCGGTCGCTGGCGGTGACCACGCTGCTGCCGATGCTGTCGCGGCGGGTTTCCAGGGTGTTGGCGCTGTGCACGATCAGCGTGTCGGCGCGCTTCCACTTGGCGTAGTCCGGCAGGGGCAGGATTTCCTGGGCCTGCACCCGCCACGGCAGGCCGCACAGGCTGACGGCGGCGATGGCGGTGGCCGTGCCCGCCAGCAACTGGCGGCGGCGCAGATCGATGGGTTCCGGCATGGCGGCCTCTCCCGGGAAGGGCTGCCGGCGCAGGGCAGCGGCAAAGGATGGCGGATGACGCGGCGCCTGGCGGCAGCGTCAGTCCGGGCGAGATTCCGGCGCTCTCGGCCGGAGCGGACGGGGTACTAACGGGTTTAGCAGGGGGACTCCCCCTGTCAAGGCGTCCGGTCGTGGCGCTCCTCGTGTACCACATAGGCCTGCTTGTGCCCGCGCGCCTCGTAGAGGTGCATGGCGGCTTCGGCGTCTTCGCGGCGGGCGAAGCGGCGCATCGCCACCTCGTTGCCGTTGTCGTCGATGCGATAGAGCAGCCAGCGGCCCTGCGCCGCGCCGGCGTCGGTCGAACGGTCCACGCGCCATGCCTCCCGCCGGGCTATGGTTGATCGGGTCAGCCGCTTCCCCGCGCGGAGTTCCCCGATGAAAGAGTTCCTGCCCCTGGCCGAAGTCTACGCCATCCTCGAACCCGGCCCGGTGGTACTGCTCGGCACCGCGCAGGATGGGCGCGCCAACCTGATGCCGATGTCCTGGCACTGCATGCTGGAATTCGAGCCGCCGCTGGTCGGTTGCGTGGTCAGCGCGGCCAATCACTCCTTCGCCGCGCTGCAGGCGACCGGCGAGTGCGTGCTCAACGTGCCGAGCCTCGAGCTGCTCGATCAGCTGGTGGCCTGCGGCAACAGCCATGGCGATCAGCTCGACAAGTTCGCCCGGTTCGGCCTCAGCGCCGTGCCTTCGGCGCAGGTCACCGTGCCGCGCGTCGAGGAGTGCTGGGCCAACCTCGAGTGCCGGGTGCTCGATCGCCAGTTGGTCGGCAGCTACAACTTCTTCATCCTCGAGGTGCTACAGGCCTGGCATGACCCGACGGTGAAGGCGCCGCGCACCCTGCATCATCGCGGCTACGGCAAGTTCATGGTCGCCGGCGAGGAAGTGCAGAGCGGCTCGAAGATGCGCTAGCGCAGCCGGCGCCGCCACACCCAGGCGTACACCGCGAGGTTGACCAGCAGGACGAAGGCCGCCAGCACGTACTGCACCGGCAGGGTCAGCCAGTCCGGGTAGAGCAGCGGCAGCAGGTAGTGCTCGACGAAGCCCTCGCTGTAGCCGGCCTCGCCGGCGCGCAGGCGCAGCTGCTGCTCCCAGCCGGTGAGCGGGCAGCCGTGGCCGGTCAGCTCGACGAAGATCGCCCAGGCCGCCGCCGGCGGATGCAGCAGCAGGAAGCCGCGCCGCCATGCCACCAGCAGGCCGCCGAACAGGGCGAACAGCACGAAGCCCAGGTGCAGGACGAGGAGGGCGTCGGCGGCCAGGCCCCAGTGCATGCCTAGTGGGCCCGCGCGTAGTCGAGCATGCCCTGGAAGTCGACCACCACCGCCGGCTCGTCGCCAACCACCCAGGCGTCGTGGCCGGCGGGCAGCAGCGACACGTCGCCCGGCCGGCAGTCGAACTCGCTGCCGTCGTCCATCAGGATGTGCAGCACGCCGGAGACGTGGTACTGGAAGTGCGGCGCCGTGCAGCTGCGGGTCTTGGCGATGGGTTGCACCGAGGTCGCCCAGCGCCAGCCGGGCTCGAAGATGGCGCGGCCGAGCGTGGCGCCGCCGATGGTGATCAGCTCGAGCCGGCCGAGGGGAAATTCCCGAACCTCGTCCGGGGTGTCGAAATGCTTGAGTGCCGCCCTGTCCATGATCCACCTCCCGCGTGCCGGTGTCCTGGAGCCGGCCGCCTGCGGCGGCCGGGCCGATACCTGAAGACTAGGCCAGCCGCCCGCCGGCTGCGGCGCGTCGGACGCGCGGCGTCAGCGCAGGCCCAGGCGCTCGCGCGCCGGGCGCAGGCGCGGCAGCGGCCAGGCGGCGGCGACGCTGGCCAGCAGCAGGGCGACGCCCAGCAGCGGCAGGTTGGCCAGACCGAACTGGGCGCCCAGCCACAGGCCGCCGAACCAGGCGCCGCAGGCGTTGCCGAGGTTGAAGGCGGCGTGGCTCAGGGTGGCGGCCAGACCGGCCGAGTCGCCGGCCTGCTCGACCAGCAACAGCTGCAGTGGCGAGGACAGCGCGAAGCTGGCCATGCCCCAGAGCAGCAGCAGGGTCATGGCTGCCGGCGTGGTGTCGATGAGCGCGAACAGGCCGAGCAGGGCCAGCGCGCTTGCGCCCAGCGCCAGCGGCACCGCGTGGCGCAGGCCGCGGTCGGCCAGGCGGCCGCCGAGCAGGTTGCCGAGGGTCAGGCCGACGCCGAACACCAAGAGGCCGGTGTTGCTGAGGCTGGCCGACAGGCCGCCGGCCTCGCGCAGCAGCGGGCTGATGTAGGTGAACACGCTGAACAGCGCCACCGAGGACAGGCAGCAGATGCCCAGCGCGTGCAGCACCGGGCGGCGCAGCACGCCGCTCCAGGCGCCGCCGCCGTGACTGGGCGCACCCAGGCCGCGCGGCAGCCACGCCCACTGGGCGAGCAGGGTGAGCAGGCCGCAGCCGGCCACGGCGAAGAAGGTCATCCGCCAGCCGCTGGCCTGGCCGAACCAGGCGCCCAGCGGCACGCCGAGCACGTTGGCGATGGTCAGGCCGCTGAGCACCAGGGCCATCGCCGAGGCGCGCCGCTGCGGTGGCGCGAGTTCGGCGGCGAGCAGGGTGGCGCAGCCGAAGAAGCCGGCATGGCTGATCGCGGTGAACAGCCGGGCGGCGATCAGCCAGGCGTAGTCCGGCGCCAGGGCGCAGGCGAGGGTGCCGAGGGTGTAGGCGCCCATCAGCCACAGCAGCGCCTGCTTGCGCGGCAGGCGCCCCAGTAGCGGGCCGAGCAGCGGCGCGCCGACCACCACGCCCATGGCATAGGCGCTGACCAGCAGGCCGGCGTCGGCCAGGCTGACGCCGAGGTCGCGGGCCATCTCGGGCAACAGGCCCATGATGATGTATTCGCTGCTGCCGACCACGAAGCCGCCGAGGGCGAGGGCCAGC harbors:
- a CDS encoding LabA-like NYN domain-containing protein, yielding MKKIALFADVQNLYYTVRQAHGCHFNYAALWAEVAARGQIVEAHAYAIERGDPRQQQFQQTLRRLGFTVKLKPYIQRSDGSAKGDWDVGITIDVLDAAARVDEVVLASGDGDFDLLLERVRRGGAEATVYGVPGLTAQSLMRAADRYVPIEGDLLLRG
- a CDS encoding DEAD/DEAH box helicase, which encodes MTFASLGLIDPLLRTLDALDYKTPTPVQSQAIPAVLKGRDLMAAAQTGTGKTAGFALPLLQRLSQVGVVAPNCVRALILVPTRELAEQVHESFRVYGQHLPLRTLAAYGGVSINPQMMRLRKGVDVLVATPGRLLDLFRQNAVRFEQVEFLVLDEADRMLDLGFARELNELFAMLPRRRQTLLFSATFSETIRELARVLLRDPLSIEVSPRNTAAQSVKQWLIPVDKKRKSELFLHLLKARRWGQVLVFVKTRKGVDELVGELQRLGVSADAIHGDKPQPARLRALERFKAGEVQVLVATDVAARGLDIDDLPLVVNFDLPIVAEDYVHRIGRTGRAGATGEALSLVCADEVQLLAAIELLIRQVLPRRDEPDFVPDHRVPQTTIDGQVLKKPKKPKAPKVEFGKPGKAAKPLGNWIDSSAPKVKSVRKMPSLSGGAKRPAGPAKKK
- a CDS encoding double zinc ribbon domain-containing protein — its product is MNKAQRRSEKFFRLALWAVAVVFAGFLINLGGALVRNLPLVEQRYAVEDFIDAAASQRIEQEIKQQRNLAEEAEDAVEQSRLKLEAAEQNSQTARDSLSAWLASRQVTQQAERDAELLQRTEALEHLQLAERQSRAAVEAEQQRLLDARQAQQRAQRQLDELRSAAFEQMSSEQSAQELKVFLTRLALTLPLLLIAGWLFARQRQSTWWPFVWGYIYFALFVFFVELVPYLPSYGGYVRNIVGVVITVLVGRQAIISFNRYRQRQLEAEARPDAERRQQISYDTSLLRLAKKVCPGCERPVELDNPQIDFCPHCGLSLFDHCTQCQTRKSAFARFCFACGAGASQPQA
- a CDS encoding pyridoxal phosphate-dependent aminotransferase, which encodes MIVSKLPNVGTTIFTTMSQLAAQSGAINLSQGFPDFDGPQALREAVGRHVMAGHNQYAPMTGLPALREQVAAKIARSYGRTVDMDAEVTITPGATEAIFCAVQALVRPGDEVIVFDPCYDSYEPSVELAGGRCVHVPLALPDFAIDWDQLSDAISPRTRLIIINSPHNPSGALISRAELDLLAALIRDRDIYLISDEVYEHLVFDGVQHASVLAHEELYQRACVVSSFGKTYHVTGWKTGYVVAPPALSAELRKVHQFVTFCGITPLQWALADYMSAHPEHVDELPAFYQAKRDLFCDLLKGSRFAFKRTPGTYFQLADYSAIRDDLNDVEMSLWLTREHGVATIPVSVFYQDAPKDLRLVRFCFAKREETLRQAADKLCRV
- a CDS encoding amidohydrolase — encoded protein: MRDLTTLPDLKLALVQTAPVWQDPAANHAHFARLLDQAEGADLVILPEMFSTGFSMDAAALAEAEDGPSRAWLLAQAARLNAVVVGSVITRAADGSYRNRLYWARPDGSCAHYDKRHLFRMAGEHEHYAPGEQRVLLEVKGWQVRPLVCYDLRFPVWSRDPHDTDLLLYIASWPAARRNPWNRLLPARGIENLCYVAAVNRIGADGNGYPHAGDSQVLDFMGDSLLDAGDAEGVFHVTLSAVALAKFRTRFPAYRDADEFELKL
- the sorU gene encoding SorU family sulfite dehydrogenase c-type cytochrome subunit encodes the protein MDRQALTGAALSLLLAAPALADEALLAQGRQVFLEQAQPSCSLCHTLREAGASGAVGPDLDQLRPDAARVAAAVRNGLGVMPPFAASLSDEQIRAVAHYVSSVAGQ
- the sorT gene encoding SorT family sulfite dehydrogenase catalytic subunit — translated: MPEPIDLRRRQLLAGTATAIAAVSLCGLPWRVQAQEILPLPDYAKWKRADTLIVHSANTLETRRDSIGSSVVTASDRLFVRNNLPAPDAAIVVSPDAWSVDFAGVRQPRSLTVAELKSLGVTTVASVLQCSGNGRGFFPHKPSGTPWTVGAAGCVFWSGVPLKTVVEVLGGVEDGMAFITGTGGETLPPGVDAATVVVERSVPLRALEQALLAWELNGEPIALAHGGPLRLVIPGYYGVNNIKYVRQLAFTAAETQANIQSKGYRLRPVGVQGAPDQPSMWEMNVKSWISQPLEQARAGRVVVQGVAFGGARAVKSVEVSLDGGQSWRPAPFVGPDLGPYAWRPFVLTAELAPGSYSLASRATDVAGNVQPRERLDNDNGFAHNGWEDHAVRLSVV
- a CDS encoding flavin reductase family protein is translated as MKEFLPLAEVYAILEPGPVVLLGTAQDGRANLMPMSWHCMLEFEPPLVGCVVSAANHSFAALQATGECVLNVPSLELLDQLVACGNSHGDQLDKFARFGLSAVPSAQVTVPRVEECWANLECRVLDRQLVGSYNFFILEVLQAWHDPTVKAPRTLHHRGYGKFMVAGEEVQSGSKMR
- a CDS encoding DUF2784 domain-containing protein, producing the protein MHWGLAADALLVLHLGFVLFALFGGLLVAWRRGFLLLHPPAAAWAIFVELTGHGCPLTGWEQQLRLRAGEAGYSEGFVEHYLLPLLYPDWLTLPVQYVLAAFVLLVNLAVYAWVWRRRLR
- a CDS encoding cupin domain-containing protein encodes the protein MDRAALKHFDTPDEVREFPLGRLELITIGGATLGRAIFEPGWRWATSVQPIAKTRSCTAPHFQYHVSGVLHILMDDGSEFDCRPGDVSLLPAGHDAWVVGDEPAVVVDFQGMLDYARAH
- a CDS encoding MFS transporter, producing the protein MPAQTLLSLPLLALALGGFVVGSSEYIIMGLLPEMARDLGVSLADAGLLVSAYAMGVVVGAPLLGPLLGRLPRKQALLWLMGAYTLGTLACALAPDYAWLIAARLFTAISHAGFFGCATLLAAELAPPQRRASAMALVLSGLTIANVLGVPLGAWFGQASGWRMTFFAVAGCGLLTLLAQWAWLPRGLGAPSHGGGAWSGVLRRPVLHALGICCLSSVALFSVFTYISPLLREAGGLSASLSNTGLLVFGVGLTLGNLLGGRLADRGLRHAVPLALGASALALLGLFALIDTTPAAMTLLLLWGMASFALSSPLQLLLVEQAGDSAGLAATLSHAAFNLGNACGAWFGGLWLGAQFGLANLPLLGVALLLASVAAAWPLPRLRPARERLGLR